ggagaattttggaagactgcaggcagggcaggtttagaatggttgactcgactctttaatgtcatctttaagacgactaagatgcccgaagagtggcgatgcagtacaatgattccattgtacaagaacaagggcgacattcaaagttgcaacaactacagagggatcaagctgctaagccacactatgaaagtgtgggaaagggtggtggagatgagggtgaggagaggtgtgtctatctcagagaaccagttcggattcatgccggggcgctctactatagaagctattcatcttgtacggagactggtggaacaatatagggagaggaagagggacttgcacatggtattcatcgacctagaaaaggcatacgacaaagtgccgagagaggtgctgtggagatgcttggaggctaaaggtgtacctgtggcgtacattagggcgattaaggacatgtatgatggggccaaaaCCAAGGTAAGGActttgggaggagactcagagtacttcccagtggtgatgggcctgcatcagggatcagctcttagcccatttttattctccttggtgatcgatggattgacgcggcagattcaaggtgaggtgccatggtgtatgttatttgcggatgacatagtcctgattgacgagtctcgcagcggggttaacgctaagttggaggtttggagacaaactatGGAGTccaaagggttcaagttgagtaggaacaagacagagtacttggagtgcaagttcagtgatatagtacatgaggctgacgtggaagtgaagcttggcacccaggtcatacagaagaaagatagtttcaagtatcttgggtctattatacaaggaaatggggagattgatgatgacgtcacacatcgtattggtgcgggatggatgaaatggaggcttgcctccggagtgttgtgtgacaagaaggtgccaccgaaactcaaaggcaagttctacaaagtggtggttagaccaactatgttgtatggggcggagtgttggccagtcaagaaatctcatgttcagaagatgaaagtggcggaaatgagaatgctgcggtggatgtgtgggcacactaggagtgataggattaggaatgaagtcatccgagacaaggttggaatagcctcagtggaagacaagatgcgggaagcgaggctgagatggtttgggcatatgATGCGGAGAGCtgaaaatgccccagtgcggaggtgcgagaggttggctagcgacggtttcagaagaggtagaggtaggccgaagaagtattggggggaagtgattagacaggacatggcgcattttctacttacggaggacatgaccttagataggagggtatggaggaatCATATTAAGGTAGAAGGATAGTAGGTTGTCACGTTTATCCTCCCTTAAGAGTAGTTATGttgttctatagtttcttgtatcttgatttctgcgagtatctgttggtttcgAATGATTTATTTACTTCCAttgtttcattttcatagttatctaTAGCAGTTGATACTCCTTTTATCATGACTTTCCTGTTTTGTTATttcttgttttcatattgttttcgatacgcttgatcatatctaaccttttgtcttttcctctctttttctcctctcttgagccgagggtctttcggaaacagccgccctacctttcaaggtgggggttaggtctgcgtacactctaccctccccagaccccacatagtgggattatactgggcttgttgttgttgttgtatattaaATTTCCTTACTAATCAAATTAAAGACGCATAAGCATAACAATGAAATGGGGGAAGTATCTTATAAGGGTCATTTGTCATTTATTTGATAATTCTGTATCCACGTACGATGTCATGATTATtaaaatgaaaagataaaaagTAACTTTGTAAAACAACAATACAACATGACAAAAAGAACATATGGACCGAGTACTAGGAAAAGATGAGATAACTAATCACTTGTAAAACTATACGTACTTATATCTTTCAGCAAAGTAGTCAAACCAGTGTAAGATGATCCTCCCTCGTCAACAGCCTTCTTAGCCATTTCCTTGTACTCTTTAGCTCTGTTTCTGAATTCCTTTGCTTCATCCACCATTACTCTCCTTATTGCTTTAgctatttcttctcttttcacTCCTTCACAAGCTGTTGCCTGCCATTGCACTGAACCAACACCAACCCCATTTCTCAAAACTTCAGTCACCAACTTTTCATTAAAAAATTGCTCAGCAAACAAAGGCCACGTCACCATTGGCACCCCTGCTGATATTCCTTCTAGCGTTGAATTCCATCCACAATGAGTAACGAAAGCTCCTACAGCTTGGTGATCAAGAATTAGCAATTGGGGTGCCCATCCTCTTATTATtaatcctttttctttcgttCTTTCCTCGAATCCTTCAGGCAGCCACTCTTCGTTGTCTGTTCTAACAGCCCAAATGAAATCTTGTCCAGAAACTTCAAGTCCCATAGCAAGTTCTTGCATTTGGGATGCAGTGAAAATTGCAACACTTCCAAAGCAAATGTAAACGATGGAACTTGATTTCTTTGAATCAAGCCATTTCAAGCACTCGTGTTTATCAATAGAGGATTTCTTCCCTCTTTCAACTTTATCTTCGATGTCCCTGTTGCACAATGAAAGCGGGCCAATATCCCAAGATTTTCTACCCAGAACCTTGGTATAATGTTCAACATAATCTGGTTCAAGTTCATAGAAGCTGTTGAAGATAATTCCATAACTCTTCAAAACTGACTCTCTGACTGTTTTAAATATGTGGAATATACTTGTCTCTTCCTCCATTCGATCAAATGGAGACAATTCTGATCCACTCAGTTTGATTTGGTGAGGCAAATTTGGTACAACAAAAGCTTCAGAATCAGAGGAGACATTCTTAAAAGGCTTATGAAGCCTGATGCTTTCCGCAACACAAAGGGCAAAGTAACTTGTGCCATGAAAAAGCAATCTTGGAATGTTAAATTTGGCTGCAGAATCAGTAGTCCAAGGGAATAACATATCAGAAACAAGACAATTGGGGCGTAATTCTTCAACAAGCTGCTCGAATGGTTCTTGCATCATAGCTGTAGCTTTATAAAAATTGAAGATCAAGTCAGGCGAAGGGACAAGATCAAGGCGCTCGCACCCTTCAGGCAAACTGTTCTCCACAGCTTGGAATTTGATCAAACGGATATCGATTTCGAGACCCAGATGCTTGTTTCTTTGAATAGCTTTGTTGAAAACCGATTCATTGAGAGGGGTGGTGATTATGGTGGCCTTAATACCTTGTGAAACAACGAGCTTGGCCATGTCAAGTGTAGGAATCATGTGGCCATGAGCCATCAAGGGAAAGAAGAAAAAATGGAGTTGATGCATATCTTAAATTTTGTGGAAGAAACAAAGCTGCTAGCTGAAGGATTGCAAGAGTTTCTAGTGCATCATGAGACTTATTATAGACTTGTTGCAGCTGTATAAGACTGACTTTACCTTCGAAAAAGTATCACTTTTGTGGAAGGAGAGTGCATCAGCTTACACAATAGATTGACTGAACAGGGAAAGAcaattaatcaacaacaataacaatagaCAGTATAATTCTATCAAGTGGGTGTGGACAGAATAGAATATATCAAGATCTTACCCCTATCTAGTGAAGATTGGAAGGGTGTTTCCCGTAAGACCCTCGCCTCAAGAAGAGACGCAAAGACAGCATTAATAATAGGCAGATGGAAAACAATTAATCGAGAAGGCAAATTATGGTGGGGCCTGGTGGAGTACTGTACTATACACACCCATAGATAGCTGCAAATGTCATTGAAATTTTAAACAACATGACAAACTCGCTGCACATTTCAAATTGTCGGCCACTCTTAGAGCTCCATTGTTGTGTCCCTACTGCAACAGTGCAAGTAACCCTATTTCACCAAAATTCTCATTGAATAATCGCGCTGAGCTAAGTCACAATTGCAACTCAGTGCAAATGTCTTCCATCGTTGAATTCCATGCACAATGCGTCTCCCACAGTTCCTTAAGATTTCAAATCTGCAGTTAAATCTTAACTGGATCAAGACCATACCATTGAAATAAAGCTCCTACGTATGCTATTGTAATGTAGAGAAAAAAGTTTACCCACACTATGTTTACACCAAATCACTACCATTGTCAAGTGATAAGTTGATGTAAAGTgtatgaaaaaagaaaaacaaagaaaaaaagtatCACATATTTATTGTTAGATGAAAATGTTGTGTGGGttaatggtatatatatatatacggagaATACTGATTCATGGTGCTCACAGCTCATGCAAACTTATTTACTTAGCTTGTTCATATGAAAAACTAACCTAATCTTTTgataattaatactccctccattccaatttatgtgattaTGTTTGATTGGACACAAagttttaaaatgaaagaagttTTTTTAAAACTTATGATGTAAAACAAGCTAAGATATTTGTGTCGGGCGACATATTACAACTTAATTGAACGATCGCCACTACAACATAACGCATGTATAGCTATGGAATTTTAGCTATGAATTCAAAAATTGTGGCTAATAGCTAGTAATAGCTACAAAAATTTAAATTTCATGGCTATCTACAAATTCGTAAAATTTCTTAGCCACGAAAATTAAATTGACAAAGCTAATTCCTCCTTTTTGCTATAATTGCTAACAATCGTGGCAATAATTACCTAAGTTGCTACAACTTTATTgctacaacacaaaaaaaatcCGTAGCCACGGACCATGTAAAGTTTGTAGCTAACTTTTAGCTACGCTACATT
The sequence above is a segment of the Lycium barbarum isolate Lr01 chromosome 6, ASM1917538v2, whole genome shotgun sequence genome. Coding sequences within it:
- the LOC132599015 gene encoding scopoletin glucosyltransferase-like, which encodes MHQLHFFFFPLMAHGHMIPTLDMAKLVVSQGIKATIITTPLNESVFNKAIQRNKHLGLEIDIRLIKFQAVENSLPEGCERLDLVPSPDLIFNFYKATAMMQEPFEQLVEELRPNCLVSDMLFPWTTDSAAKFNIPRLLFHGTSYFALCVAESIRLHKPFKNVSSDSEAFVVPNLPHQIKLSGSELSPFDRMEEETSIFHIFKTVRESVLKSYGIIFNSFYELEPDYVEHYTKVLGRKSWDIGPLSLCNRDIEDKVERGKKSSIDKHECLKWLDSKKSSSIVYICFGSVAIFTASQMQELAMGLEVSGQDFIWAVRTDNEEWLPEGFEERTKEKGLIIRGWAPQLLILDHQAVGAFVTHCGWNSTLEGISAGVPMVTWPLFAEQFFNEKLVTEVLRNGVGVGSVQWQATACEGVKREEIAKAIRRVMVDEAKEFRNRAKEYKEMAKKAVDEGGSSYTGLTTLLKDISTYSFTSD